The nucleotide sequence GGCGAGATACTCTCGGACGGAACGCTCATAGTGGGACCCGAGGCCAAGATCGCGGCCAAGATTCAGATCGCGACGATCCTCGTGGAAGGCAACGTCGAGGGCACGATAGAGGCCAAGCAGAAGGTCGAGCTCAGGCGCGGCGCGACGTTCGTGGGGGATATCGAGTCGCCGGCCTTGGTCGTGGAGGAGGGCGCGGTATTCCAGGGCCGCAGCCAGATGCTCTCCACCGTAGCGGCAACTCAGCCGAACCAGACCGGTTATGCCGCAGATGGCGCATACGCCGCGGAGGAGAGCGCCGACTCGCTGATGATGTGAGCGCGCCGGGGCAAGGGGGCTCCGCATGATCGCAGTCGCCAACGAATCCTTCAGACTCGTGCCTGACTGGACGCTGCTGCCGCAGACGGCGGTCTTCCTCGCCGTCGTCGTCGGTCTGTCTGTATTGGTC is from bacterium and encodes:
- a CDS encoding polymer-forming cytoskeletal protein, producing the protein MARNNKDANQINGLIDRGCNVEGKLAFDGTVQINGDFTGEILSDGTLIVGPEAKIAAKIQIATILVEGNVEGTIEAKQKVELRRGATFVGDIESPALVVEEGAVFQGRSQMLSTVAATQPNQTGYAADGAYAAEESADSLMM